Proteins from a genomic interval of Rhodothermales bacterium:
- a CDS encoding PAS domain S-box protein, with the protein MSTPDPDNRVEAPPFVSDGTPALLLDPDSKEVLDANPEASRLLGYSIEDLVGRQVDEMHPDEGELLASTWDQLNVGASVLSNQLHCQTADGERIPVVLALHRVRVGQRDCVLSEIRDQRGQSTESDVAQHVVRATARSSGDHFFRQLVRSLAEGLGMETAFVARCRRGRQAEMLAFWDQGDWQPPVTYDTEGGPCSHVLTGGTCYYPSRLRTLFSYAFPRESYLGVPITSDDDRVIGHLVVGDSRSLPALPPHLSLLSLLADRCAAELRQMRTLEGLVRSQERYRFLFDSLPVMAHATDSDGRIAEVSPYWLARLGYSRAEVVGHLATDFLTESSRRFADRVCMPRYLSDGRLDAEPLQFQTRDGMEVDVLLSARSRRKSDGSIGQSVVVSVEIGEHLRDRHRLQACESMLSAVLKVGPSALVIVRLSDGQIIDCNQAFERLTGLGRTELLGNDAVSLGLWSRDALGLSVESAQRSPLREVKSFHITVPPGRTIRTRLSVEPFGINEDPHVVLTLSPTTDQVAAARMAVDAADRERKLVAGDLHDGLGPTMSGIRFRLAGLIKALEKEGSGTTDDAREVERLFGHVLTEIRRIGISEATSELGSDLLPQALRELAADYEKIHADDGLTVEVRIGQFPPLQPPIPGQLLRIAQEAMTNAVRHGRAGQIEVRLLNDGGRVCLDIADNGSGMPETTSSGLGIAMMRHRAAVLGGTLSVTSNEQGGVTVSCVLP; encoded by the coding sequence ATGTCCACCCCTGACCCGGACAACCGCGTGGAGGCGCCCCCATTTGTCTCCGACGGAACCCCTGCCCTACTGCTCGACCCGGACTCCAAAGAGGTCCTGGACGCGAACCCTGAGGCTTCGCGCCTGCTCGGGTACTCCATAGAAGACCTTGTCGGGCGGCAGGTTGATGAAATGCACCCTGACGAAGGCGAACTGCTGGCCTCTACCTGGGACCAACTGAACGTCGGAGCCTCCGTACTCTCCAACCAACTGCACTGCCAGACGGCGGACGGCGAGCGCATCCCCGTGGTCCTCGCTCTGCACCGGGTGCGAGTTGGGCAGCGTGACTGTGTGCTCTCCGAGATTCGGGACCAACGCGGACAGTCCACAGAAAGCGACGTCGCCCAGCATGTTGTTAGGGCCACGGCGCGCTCTTCCGGAGACCATTTTTTTCGCCAGCTGGTTCGCTCACTGGCGGAGGGCCTCGGAATGGAGACGGCCTTTGTCGCTCGCTGCCGGCGGGGCAGGCAGGCTGAGATGCTGGCGTTCTGGGATCAGGGCGATTGGCAGCCCCCGGTGACCTACGACACGGAAGGCGGACCGTGCAGCCATGTCCTGACCGGTGGCACGTGCTACTACCCCAGTCGTCTGCGTACGCTGTTTTCCTACGCCTTTCCGCGCGAATCCTATCTCGGCGTGCCGATCACGTCCGATGATGATCGCGTCATCGGGCATCTGGTGGTGGGTGACAGCCGCTCGCTACCTGCCCTGCCTCCTCACCTGTCTCTCCTTTCCCTGCTTGCTGACCGGTGCGCCGCGGAGCTGCGTCAAATGCGCACGCTCGAGGGTCTGGTCAGGAGCCAGGAGCGCTATCGCTTCCTGTTTGACAGCCTGCCGGTGATGGCTCATGCAACGGACTCCGACGGCCGCATTGCCGAGGTTTCACCGTATTGGCTGGCCCGCCTCGGCTATTCACGCGCGGAGGTCGTGGGCCACCTGGCGACGGATTTTCTGACGGAGAGTTCTCGACGCTTCGCGGACCGTGTTTGCATGCCACGATACCTCTCGGACGGCCGGCTCGATGCGGAGCCGCTGCAGTTCCAGACCCGCGATGGGATGGAAGTGGATGTGTTGCTTTCGGCCCGATCCAGGCGAAAGAGCGACGGGTCGATTGGCCAGTCAGTGGTCGTGTCTGTCGAAATCGGAGAGCACCTGCGGGATCGCCATCGTCTTCAGGCATGCGAAAGCATGTTGTCTGCCGTGCTCAAGGTGGGGCCCTCTGCTCTGGTCATCGTTCGTCTCTCAGACGGCCAGATCATCGACTGCAACCAGGCCTTCGAGCGGCTGACCGGGCTAGGCCGCACGGAGCTGCTCGGAAACGATGCGGTGAGCCTCGGACTTTGGAGCAGGGACGCGTTGGGCCTGTCTGTAGAGTCCGCGCAGAGGAGCCCACTGCGCGAAGTGAAGTCCTTCCACATCACGGTGCCACCCGGTCGCACCATCCGGACACGCCTGTCGGTGGAGCCCTTCGGAATAAACGAAGACCCGCATGTGGTGCTCACCCTTTCGCCAACCACGGACCAGGTGGCTGCAGCCAGAATGGCGGTTGATGCCGCGGACCGTGAACGCAAGCTGGTGGCTGGCGACCTGCACGACGGGCTGGGACCGACGATGTCCGGCATTCGATTCCGCCTGGCCGGCCTGATAAAGGCCTTGGAGAAGGAAGGGTCAGGCACGACTGACGACGCGCGTGAAGTGGAGCGGCTGTTCGGGCATGTGCTAACCGAAATCCGCCGCATAGGCATTTCCGAGGCGACCTCAGAGCTGGGCAGCGACCTTCTTCCCCAGGCACTACGGGAGCTGGCTGCGGACTACGAAAAGATCCATGCTGATGACGGACTGACCGTCGAGGTACGCATCGGCCAGTTCCCTCCTCTGCAGCCCCCCATTCCGGGCCAGCTGCTGCGCATCGCACAGGAGGCCATGACCAATGCTGTGCGCCATGGCAGGGCGGGGCAGATCGAGGTTCGGCTCCTTAATGACGGTGGTCGCGTTTGCCTGGACATTGCGGACAACGGATCAGGGATGCCGGAGACCACATCCAGCGGACTTGGCATCGCCATGATGCGCCATAGAGCCGCCGTGCTTGGGGGGACCCTGTCGGTCACCAGCAACGAACAGGGTGGGGTCACCGTCTCCTGTGTACTGCCTTGA
- a CDS encoding methionyl-tRNA formyltransferase, with translation MRIIFMGTPDFAVPSLRALARAGYTPIAVVTSPDKARGRGRKVSPTPVKLAAQELGIETILQPESVKALSFAEQIEALDADLQVVVAFRILPPAVFEAARLGAFNLHGSLLPRYRGAAPIHRAVIAGDTVTGVTTFFLKKKVDTGNMILQRAMPIGTDDTTGDVHDRMMLLGASAVVETVRLIGAGKAEPLPQDDAQATPAPKVFRDQAEIDWSLTDAEVHNHIRGHSPVPGAWTVFGGKAFKVYRSRIAEGSGLPGEILEARDRLVVACGTSAVQLTEVQPQGRRRMGAEAFLNGTQVDVGTILPA, from the coding sequence ATGCGCATCATCTTCATGGGCACCCCCGACTTTGCCGTCCCGAGTCTTCGGGCGCTGGCCCGGGCAGGCTACACGCCAATCGCGGTCGTAACGAGTCCCGACAAGGCCCGCGGTCGAGGCCGAAAGGTGAGTCCCACGCCGGTCAAGTTGGCCGCACAGGAGCTCGGAATTGAGACGATTCTGCAGCCCGAGTCGGTCAAGGCACTGTCCTTCGCGGAGCAGATCGAGGCCCTTGACGCGGACCTGCAGGTGGTCGTCGCCTTCCGCATCCTGCCCCCGGCGGTCTTTGAGGCTGCGCGCCTGGGAGCGTTCAACCTGCACGGCTCGCTCCTGCCCCGGTATCGCGGGGCGGCGCCGATCCATCGCGCGGTCATAGCGGGCGATACGGTCACCGGCGTGACGACCTTCTTCCTCAAGAAGAAGGTGGACACCGGCAACATGATTCTCCAGCGCGCCATGCCCATCGGCACCGATGACACGACTGGGGATGTGCATGACCGCATGATGCTGCTGGGGGCCTCGGCGGTGGTGGAGACGGTCCGGCTGATCGGCGCGGGCAAGGCGGAACCCCTTCCCCAGGATGATGCCCAGGCCACGCCGGCGCCCAAGGTGTTTCGCGATCAGGCTGAGATCGATTGGTCGCTCACCGACGCGGAGGTGCACAATCACATCCGAGGGCACTCGCCAGTACCGGGCGCGTGGACGGTGTTCGGTGGGAAGGCGTTCAAGGTGTACCGGTCGCGGATTGCGGAGGGCTCAGGACTCCCCGGTGAGATTCTTGAAGCAAGGGACAGACTGGTGGTGGCCTGTGGGACAAGTGCGGTGCAGTTGACGGAGGTTCAGCCGCAGGGCCGCCGACGCATGGGAGCCGAGGCATTCCTGAACGGCACGCAGGTTGACGTGGGCACGATTCTGCCGGCTTGA